From Bufo gargarizans isolate SCDJY-AF-19 chromosome 10, ASM1485885v1, whole genome shotgun sequence, the proteins below share one genomic window:
- the LOC122921029 gene encoding fatty acyl-CoA hydrolase precursor, medium chain-like, which produces MEELAKAFKAKITLPPASEDCLYLDIFTPADRVKEKMLPVMVFIHGGGLIMGGSMMFDGSVLSAYENVVLVSIQYRLGLLGFMSTGDDKAPGNYGLLDQVQALRWVQENIADFGGDPNSVTIFGESAGGLSVSALVVSPLAKGLFHRAIAESGVAIMPGLVATSTEEVVFIRNIVANISGCGVDTLLDCLKVKSEEEILSIGASMHFMPLPASIDGAFFPKPVEQILADKEVNPVPFMTGVNNQEFGWNLLTVMNITGIREGMEREIVHEILKNFPIMGIFSGAISLLLDEYVGDETDPAEIRNRFLDLVGDLVFVMPALRTAKYHRDSGHPTYFYEFQHRPSLFADSKPDFVKADHGEELFFVIGGPYLKGDTLFTGAFTKEEEDLSRTFMRYWANFARTGDPNGPGLVHWPQYDHDEDFLEIDLEQKASKLLKAAKYEFWSKDLPQKMAEERAEHTEL; this is translated from the exons ATGGAGGAGTTAGCAAAGGCGTTTAAAGCAAAGATCACCCTACCTCCAGCGTCGGAGGACTGCCTATATCTGGACATCTTCACCCCAGCAGATCGAGTGAAGGAGAAGATGCTGCCT GTCATGGTGTTCATACACGGAGGAGGTCTGATAATGGGGGGATCCATGATGTTTGATGGTTCTGTATTAAGCGCCTATGAAAACGTTGTACTTGTATCCATCCAGTACCGGCTGGGGCTGCTCGGCTTCATGAG CACTGGAGATGATAAAGCTCCTGGGAACTATGGCTTGTTGGACCAGGTTCAAGCTCTTCGGTGGGTTCAGGAGAACATTGCAGATTTCGGAGGTGACCCCAACTCTGTGACTATATTTGGGGAGTCTGCGGGGGGACTCAGCGTCTCTGCACTG GTGGTGTCTCCCTTGGCAAAGGGCTTATTCCATAGAGCTATTGCCGAGAGTGGGGTAGCCATAATGCCGGGTTTGGTGGCCACGTCTACTGAAGAAGTTGTGTTCATCAGAAAT ATTGTGGCCAATATTTCGGGCTGCGGTGTGGACACATTGTTGGACTGTCTGAAGGTGAAGTCTGAGGAAGAGATCCTGTCTATCGGAGCTTCTATG CACTTCATGCCTCTGCCTGCGAGCATCGATGGGGCGTTCTTCCCTAAACCTGTGGAACAGATTCTGGCTGATAAAGAGGTGAACCCTGTGCCATTCATGACTGGAGTCAATAACCAGGAGTTTGGATGGAACCTCCTGACG GTTATGAACATCACAGGAATAAGAGAAGGAATGGAGCGAGAAATTGTGCACGAAATCCTGAAGAACTTCCCAATTATG GGTATATTCTCTGGCGCCATCAGTCTCCTGCTAGACGAGTATGTCGGAGATGAGACTGACCCTGCTGAAATCCGGAACCGCTTCCTAGATCTGGTCGGAGACCTCGTCTTTGTCATGCCGGCGCTGAGAACGGCCAAGTATCACAGAG ATTCTGGCCATCCCACCTACTTCTACGAGTTCCAGCACCGTCCATCTTTGTTTGCAGACTCTAAGCCGGACTTTGTGAAGGCCGATCACGGGGAGGAGTTGTTCTTTGTGATAGGAGGTCCATATTTGAAGGGCGACACTTTGTTCACAG GAGCCTTCACAAAGGAAGAGGAGGATCTGAGCAGGACCTTCATGAGATACTGGGCCAACTTTGCCCGCACTGG TGATCCTAATGGGCCGGGCCTGGTCCACTGGCCACAGTACGACCACGATGAAGACTTCCTGGAGATTGACCTGGAGCAGAAAGCTTCCAAGCTACTGAAGGCTGCAAAGTACGAATTCTGGTCCAAAGACCTTCCTCAAAAGATGGCGGAGGAAAGGGCAGAGCACACAGAGCTGTAA